A DNA window from Drosophila pseudoobscura strain MV-25-SWS-2005 chromosome 2, UCI_Dpse_MV25, whole genome shotgun sequence contains the following coding sequences:
- the LOC6897104 gene encoding uncharacterized protein has protein sequence MPKIAFGNKILVICAFLAGIGVGPLFALTGQKKCHDVCPMKYRVVCALNALDGCLRTFASQCVMRMYNCKYQKDYRILSERACEIITHDELNTLLGTVLEK, from the exons atgccaaaaattgcCTTTGGCAACAAAATTCTCGTCATTTGTGCATTTCTGGCCGGGATCGGCGTGGGCCCACTGTTTGCCTTGACAG GTCAGAAAAAGTGCCACGATGTTTGCCCCATGAAGTACCGTGTCGTATGCGCTCTGAACGCCCTGGACGGATGCCTGCGCACCTTCGCCAGCCAATGTGTCATGAGGATGTACAACTGCAAGTACCAGAAGG ACTACCGCATCTTATCGGAACGGGCCTGCGAGATCATAACCCACGATGAGCTGAATACTCTGTTGGGCACCGTGCTCGAGAAATAA
- the LOC26532915 gene encoding uncharacterized protein: MKLIMILALILALMALVTAQECNLPCNRRIEYLCGRTVRNGSEIECTFRNPCAMDRHGCEKREVWRKTSTGRCTRDSDACGR, from the exons ATGAAGCTGATCATGATATTGGCACTGATATTAGCCCTGATGGCTTTGGTGACTGCCCAGGAATGCAACCTGCCGTGCAACAGACGCATCGAGTACCTCTGCGGCAGAACGGTGCGAAATGGGAGTGAAATCGAGTGCACCTTCAGGAATCCTTGCGCCATGGATAGGCATGGCTGTGAGAAGCGAGAAG tttggagGAAGACGTCGACAGGTCGGTGCACGAGAGACTCGGATGCATGTGGTCGCTAG